One window of Lysobacterales bacterium genomic DNA carries:
- a CDS encoding DUF2256 domain-containing protein, whose translation MKRPPEQPPRYRKSNLPSKPCVTCGRPFAWRKKWARDWDAVRHCSEACRKKKGRREGALSSPER comes from the coding sequence ATGAAACGCCCACCCGAACAACCGCCGCGCTATCGCAAGTCCAACTTGCCATCGAAGCCTTGCGTCACCTGCGGCCGGCCCTTTGCCTGGCGCAAGAAGTGGGCGCGCGACTGGGACGCGGTCCGGCATTGCTCCGAGGCCTGTCGAAAAAAGAAAGGGCGCCGCGAGGGCGCCCTTTCCAGTCCGGAGCGATGA